GACAGTGGGGAACATTCCGTAACAATATAGTAATTACTGTGCAAGTTCCTCTTCAGAGATAAGATCGTTACCATATGGAACACGCGGACAGTGATGTTATTTCTACCATTAAAGCTACGGGGAAGGCGTCAGTGCACAGAGATACCATTATCTTTCCCCGTCACTGACGACCATATAATCAAAGCATTATTCATTTTATGAcacaataaagaaatatataatggGTGTAGTAGCAATAGCTAATAAACCCCCCACCCTCGGTAAATGTTCCCATGATTATATAAGGCAGCGCTTTCCCTATAAATATCAGCTTTATCCTCAGAGCGCCCAATTGGCTCCTGTAAACTGACTCGGCACCCACAATGGCGGCCAAGGTATCTGTCCTGCTGGTCGCTCTCCTTTACTTTGGGCATTCCAGCTTTGCTAAAAACAGccatagcagcagcagcagtgaagAAAAGTACCGTAAGTAAATTAAAAAGGTTTTGATTGTGTATTTTGGCGTTTTGtaagaggcaaaaatataatattgctttaaagggaaactaacccccccagaatgaatatgtaaccaacttaaccagtttatatcatattaagtggcctattaaagaatctccccaaactggaatatatatatcagtaaatattgcccttttacatcctttcccttgagccgccatttagtgatgggctgtgtgctccctcagagatcagctgacaggaagtgatgcagctctaactgtaacaggaagtagtttcCTAGGGCCATGTATTAACcgttgaattttttttccaattcggatttttagctctaaaagtcttcgttttactatgcatccaaacggctaaaaatctgaatccaacaattggGCAGATTAAACTTGCCCAGATCAcgtagatgtcccttccctgaaagatccttcttttgcctcgaaACTTTAGCGGTTTTAGATTTTGCtggtttttatttagaaaatttgGAGTTTTCGGCgagtttctgcaacttttacccacgcagactttttcagttcggatATTTAAGTGaatgccagacatttgtggaaatgagtttattaaaaccaaaaaattagaaatgttagcgttttagttaatctgcccctcagtatttcttgtacatgtatgggatctattatccagaatgcttggggcctggggttttccggataaggaatctttattgggatcaagtacaggtactgttattacagagaaaagggaatcatttaaccattaaataaacccaatagggctgttctgcccccaataaggggtaattatattttagttgggatcaagtacaggtactgttttattattacagagaaaagggaatcatttaaccattaaataaacccaatagggctgttctgcccccaataaggggtaattatatcttagttgggatcaagtacaggtactgttttattattacagagaaaagggaatcatttaaccattaaataaacccaatagggctgttctgccccaataaggggtaattatatcttagttgggatcaagtacaggtactgttttattattacagagaaaagggaatcatttaaccattaaataaacccaataggactgttctgccccaataaggggtaattatatcttagttgggatcaagtacaggtactgttttattattacagagaaaagggaatcatttaaccattaaataaacccaatagggctgttctgcccccaataaggggtaattatatcttagttgggatcaagtacaggtactgttttattattacagagaaaagggaatcatttaaccatgaaataaacccaatagggctgttctgcccccaataaggggtaattatatcttagttgggatcaagtacaggtactgttttattattacagagaaaagggaatcaaatCTAAAATTGTAaaggatttaattaaaatggagtctataggagatggactttctgtaattaggatgccgggtttctggataatagatcccataactttATAACCCTAAAAAGATTTTTCAAATGCAGTTGTGAGTTTTGCACCCCTCTTGCTACACCACTTACCCCCCCGTAGCCCTACAGGGATGATTACAAATCTTTAATCAGAGTAAATATATTGTTCACACTTTCATTTCAGCCATTAGCAAGAAAGACTGCAAAGTGGATCCTCATGTGAGAAGAGACTGTGGTTACTCTGGAATTAGCGAATCGGAATGCAAAAAACGCAACTGCTGCTTCGATTCCAGTATTCTAAATGTCAACTTTTGCTTCTTTTCTCGCTCCCAAGGTACTGATGATGGAGATTATATCCTATACAGTAATTAGAACAGCGCCTCAGTGTCCTGCCATCAACAATTCATTTGAGAAACTCAATGTACAACAGGTAGTAGTTACTCACACACACCGGTAGTTATTAGTCTGAAGCAAACGGAAATGCTGAGTTCatttgaactaaagaagccacttggattagTGATAAAATGGCTTCAGGAACACTCAGAAGGCCAAGTTCTTTATTGTTAATACTAAAGACCTGGGTAAAAGAAACCCTAAAACACATAGACAGTGGGGCTGCCATAAGGGGAATACAGGGCAAGGGTCCCAAGAGACgtcaaaatgcattttgtgggTTGTAAAGTGGGATtgtgtagagcaggggtgggcaatacGTCGGTCatggtccaccagttgatcccccatggatttctggtggaccgcgatgaagctggggatgcggaagtgctgcatgAATGCGTACCTATGCTGTGTCGCATCTCTACTAATATGGGTCCCTTTTGGGAGGGGGCTACTAACTTGGTAGTGCTGGGCCCCCTGATTTACTGGTGGTGGCCCTGACAAACACCAACACATAGCCATATAGATttgagagtagtgatgggcgaaatgttttggcaggcatggattcgcggcgaatttccgtgttttgccattggcgtattgttttgcgaaacagatgaaaaaaattgcagtggaaaaattcgctgtgcgtccaaaaattgtcgcaagaatagttgcaggcggcaaaagaatagtcgcacgtccaaaattgtcgcaagaatagtcgcaggcggcaaaagaatagtcacacatccacaattgccgcaagaatagtcgcaagtggcaaaaaaacagttgcacgtccaaaattgtcgcaagaatagtcgcaggcggcaaaagaatagttgcacgtccaaaattgtcgcaagaatagtcgcaggcggcaaaagaatagtcgcacgtccaaaattgtcgcaagaatagtcgcaggcagcaAAAGAACAgttgcacatccaaaattgtcgcaagaatagtcgcaggcagcaaaagaatagttgcacatccaaaaatgtcgcaagaatagtcacaagaatagttgcaggcggcaaaagaatagttgcgggcgacaatttttttgttccgtgcaacattttcgccgtttcgcgaatcttttgaaagattcacgaattaatcggtgaagcaaaacgggacatatctgctcatcactattcgagagtaaatataaaataaaattggaaGCGTTGAATGGTTTATAAACTTGTAGTATTATTGCTCCCACAGATAAAGAGCAGTGCTCGAGTAACAAGAAAGACAGGAAGAACTGCGGCCACTCAGGCATCAGCGCCAGGGACTGTTATTCCAAGGGATGCTGTTACGATC
This sequence is a window from Xenopus tropicalis strain Nigerian chromosome 2, UCB_Xtro_10.0, whole genome shotgun sequence. Protein-coding genes within it:
- the tff3.3 gene encoding trefoil factor 2, which produces MAAKVSVLLVALLYFGHSSFAKNSHSSSSSEEKYPISKKDCKVDPHVRRDCGYSGISESECKKRNCCFDSSILNVNFCFFSRSQDKEQCSSNKKDRKNCGHSGISARDCYSKGCCYDPSDRSGNECYKPTVKSCAVTHKNRKDCGYPYISAKDCFSRGCCFDDSVPQTIWCYYGTN